The following are encoded together in the Daucus carota subsp. sativus chromosome 5, DH1 v3.0, whole genome shotgun sequence genome:
- the LOC108221901 gene encoding probable E3 ubiquitin-protein ligase RHC1A encodes MSLNTPPEIPIGDNRIFQLYWCYQCQRTVRIASENPSQIICPRCFGQFLDEITVTRPALIDLFTEFDPSPESRILEALTLMLNPSLGIPARNNQNLGRQPRNRRLSRRNRINIEENIDDFVPEAGILARPRDWIILRPDIPLPDNQTRNPRIDPGNYFLGPGLEALIQEITQNDREGPPPASDLAINALPAVKITDRHLVDDSSCPVCMEEFEVGGEATELPCNHIYHSDCIVPWLRLHNSCPVCRQGLLVPTDNEVEESRDSNNNVDASRNQSRCFRLGRFLRSFWHSRSSIHPLHHSPQAQEPSTATSRRVEQSCIIL; translated from the exons ATGTCCTTAAACACACCTCCTGAAATACCTATCGGTGACAACAGGATCTTCCAGCTCTACTGGTGTTACCAGTGCCAAAGAACCGTCAGAATCGCCTCTGAAAACCCATCTCAAATCATCTGCCCACGCTGCTTCGGCCAATTTCTTGATGAAATTACGGTCACAAGACCAGCATTAATAGACTTGTTCACAGAATTCGACCCCTCCCCTGAATCCCGAATACTAGAAGCACTCACTCTCATGCTAAATCCCTCACTGGGAATACCTGCAAGAAACAATCAAAATCTTGGGCGTCAACCTAGAAACCGCAGGCTTTCAAGGCGGAACCGCATCAACATTGAAGAAAATATAGATGATTTTGTTCCTGAAGCTGGAATTCTAGCACGGCCACGAGATTGGATAATACTGAGACCAGACATTCCATTGCCCGATAATCAAACACGAAACCCCAGGATTGATCCCGGAAACTACTTTCTAGGGCCAGGACTAGAAGCATTAATACAAGAAATAACGCAAAATGACAGGGAAGGGCCTCCACCGGCTTCGGATTTAGCCATTAATGCTTTGCCAGCAGTCAAAATTACAGACAGACATTTGGTTGACGACTCTAGTTGTCCAGTTTGTATGGAGGAGTTTGAGGTCGGCGGTGAAGCAACAGAATTACCCTGTAATCACATCTACCATTCTGATTGTATAGTTCCGTGGTTGAGGCTTCATAATTCTTGCCCAGTCTGTCGCCAGGGATTGCTGGTGCCCACCGATAATGAGGTCGAGGAGTCGAGAGATAGTAACAATAATGTGGACGCAAGTAGAAATCAGAGTCGTTGCTTTAGACTAGGACGCTTCCTGCGTTCATTCTGGCATTCTCGCTCCAGTATTCATCCACTTCATCATTCTCCACAGGCCCAGGAACCTAGTACTGCAACTTCTCGCCGCG TCGAACAGAGTTGCATTATACTATAA
- the LOC108221425 gene encoding protein MAIN-LIKE 1-like translates to MDPAAYHPGPVNGTLLTLQDTHRSTFVWNSSKDIPDLRVRTNFGEYWNVVDQTRPPQAIIDAINDAGFEWVFKLGQVKHDRGLITAFIERWRPETHTFHLPFGEATITLEDVHHILGLRTTGRPFILHGFTTTARERKDMIRDLLGLTLKPADVRKNCLRIGWLIDNFGDCARLDEAVEDFDAQTIFHIRAHLLCVIGSLFPDSSGNYVKLNLLWMLRDLQSVDGYSWGSAVLAYLYRKMCDSTHKVTTNFVGYATFSSYIF, encoded by the exons ATGGATCCTGCAGCTTATCATCCCGGGCCGGTCAACGGCACTTTGTTGACATTGCAGGACACGCATAGGTCCACTTTTGTGTGGAACAGTAGTAAG GACATTCCTGATCTTAGAGTCAGGACGAACTTCGGTGAGTACTGGAATGTAGTTGATCAAACCAGGCCGCCTCAGGCGATAATAGATGCTATTAATGATGCGGGCTTTGAGTGGGTGTTCAAGTTGGGTCAGGTCAAGCATGACAGGGGCTTGATCACTGCTTTTATCGAGAGGTGGCGTCCAGAGACGCACACTTTTCATCTACCTTTCGGGGAGGCCACCATTACACTGGAGGATGTCCATCACATTCTCGGGTTACGAACCACTGGCCGACCATTTATTCTACATGGCTTCACCACCACAGCTCGCGAGAGGAAGGACATGATACGCGATCTTCTTGGACTGACTCTCAAGCCGGCTGATGTGAGGAAGAACTGCTTGAGGATCGGTTGGTTGATTGATAACTTTGGCGACTGTGCCCGGTTGGACGAGGCAGTGGAGGATTTTGATGCGCAGACTATCTTTCACATCAGGGCACACCTACTGTGTGTTATTGGATCGTTGTTTCCTGATAGCAGCGGGAACTATGTGAAACTCAACCTCCTTTGGATGCTACGTGACTTGCAGAGCGTGGATGGTTATAGCTGGGGGAGTGCTGTTCTTGCATACCTTTATCGGAAGATGTGCGATTCCACCCATAAAGTCACAACTAACTTCGTTGGATACGCCAC tttttcttcatatatattttga